The proteins below are encoded in one region of Pangasianodon hypophthalmus isolate fPanHyp1 chromosome 6, fPanHyp1.pri, whole genome shotgun sequence:
- the prrg4 gene encoding transmembrane gamma-carboxyglutamic acid protein 4, with protein sequence MLIFVFVLCGFTFCGLCVCERDTESFKQVEDRNAVFTEEQEANTFLGRHLLYNRFDFEIFTPGNLERECLEEVCNYEEAREVFENIPDTDAFWKKYTEAQDQGQKIDVTALLVGLIAGGVAIIIVGLLIWYSCQNKCKNKPVRTRSRRSNASVIIRRLEEVSLHPIPAPPLSDEMETHGLPSYDQAIAISGPHDAPPPPYPGSRPGTIRR encoded by the exons ATGCtgatatttgtttttgtgctgtgtGGCTTCACTTTTTgtggactctgtgtgtgtgagagagatacagaaagctTCAAGCAGGTAGAGGACAGAAATGCAG TGTTTACGGAAGAGCAGGAGGCCAATACCTTTTTAGGACGCCACCTGCTGTACAACCGATTCGACTTTGAAATCTTCACCCCGGGGAATTTGGAGAGAGAGTGTCTCGAGGAGGTGTGCAACTACGAGGAAGCACGCGAGGTTTTTGAAAATATTCCAGACACA GATGCTTTCTGGAAAAAGTATACAGAGG CTCAGGATCAGGGGCAGAAAATCGATGTGACAGCTCTGTTGGTGGGCCTCATCGCAGGTGGAGTGGCCATCATCATAGTGGGTCTCCTGATCTGGTATTCCTGCCagaacaaatgcaaaaataa GCCCGTCAGGACTCGTTCGAGACGCAGTAATGCCTCTGTGATCATTAGGAGGCTAGAGGAGGTGTCGCTGCACCCCATCCCTGCTCCTCCTTTATCAGATGAAATGGAAACACATGGTCTCCCCTCATATGACCAGGCCATCGCTATATCTGGACCACACGATGCTCCACCACCGCCATATCCTgg
- the eif3m gene encoding eukaryotic translation initiation factor 3 subunit M, with protein MSVPAFIDITEEDQASELRAYIKSKGAEISEENSEGGLHVDLAQIIEACDVCLKDDDKDVESVMNSIVSLLLILETEKQEALIESLCEKLVKFREGDRPTLRMQLLSNLFHGMDENAPVRYTVYCSLIKVAAACSAIAFIPTDLDQVRKWIVDWNLTTEKKHTLLRLVYEALVDCKKSEAAAKVMVELLGSYTEDNASQARVDAHRCIVRALKDPNTFLFDHLLALKPVRFLEGELIHDLLTIFVSAKLAAYVKFYQSNKDFIDSLGLSHEQNMAKMRLLTFMGMAVETKEISFDTMQQELQIGADDVEPFVIDAVRTKMVYCKIDQTQRKVVISHSTHRTFGKQQWQQLYDSLSSWKQNLATVKSSLQALSPTV; from the exons ATGAGTGTTCCGGCTTTTATCGACATTACTGAGGAGGATCAG GCCTCCGAGCTGCGGGCCTACATCAAATCTAAAGGAGCGGAGATCTCGGAGGAGAACTCGGAGGGAGGCCTTCATGTCGATCTGGCTCAGATTATCGAGGCCTGTGATGTCTGTCTGAAGGATGATGACAAAG atgtggaGAGTGTGATGAACAGCATCGTGTCTTTACTGCTGATCCTggagacagagaaacaggaagcgCTCATCGAGAGTCTGTGTGAGAAACTGGTGAAGTTCCGTGAGGGAGATCGGCCCACTCTCAGGATGCAGCT CCTGAGTAACCTGTTCCACGGTATGGACGAGAACGCACCGGTGCGATACACAGTGTACTGCAGTCTCATTAAAGTGGCAGCTGCCTGCAGTGCCATCGCCTTCATCCCAACTGATCTGGATCAG GTGCGCAAGTGGATCGTTGACTGGAACCTAACCACAGAGAAGAAGCACACATTGCTGAGGCTGGTCTATGAGGCGCTGGTCGACTGTAAGAAGAG TGAGGCTGCAGCAAAAGTGATGGTTGAGCTCTTGGGCAGTTACACAGAAGACAATGCTTCCCAAGCCCGGGTAGATGCCCACAG GTGCATTGTCCGTGCTTTGAAAGATccaaacacatttctgtttgaCCATCTCCTGGCTCTGAAACCTGTGCGCTTCCTGGAGGGAGAGCTCATCCACGAT CTTCTGACCATCTTTGTGAGTGCAAAACTAGCAGCTTATGTCAAGTTCTACCAAAGCAACAAAGACTTCATCGATTCTCTTG GTCTGTCACACGAGCAGAACATGGCAAAGATGAGGCTACTGACCTTCATGGGCATGGCTGTGGAGACGAAGGAGATTTCCTTTGACACAATGCAGCAGGAGCTGCAGATCGGCGCAGATGACGTGGAACCCTTCGTAATTGATG CCGTTCGGACCAAGATGGTCTACTGCAAAATTGACCAGACACAGCGTAAGGTTGTCATAAG ccatAGCACCCATCGCACGTTTGGGAAGCAGCAGTGGCAGCAGCTTTATGACAGTCTCAGCTCCTGGAAGCAGAATCTGGCCACGGTGAAATCCAGCCTGCAGGCGCTCTCTCCTACTGTCTAA